Proteins encoded by one window of Swingsia samuiensis:
- a CDS encoding MarC family protein, translating to MTFPSSLENAVNSWLIAFPALFSIINPIGASLIFAQATEGRTRKEVVDLARKVALNSLGIILVSMWFGNVILSFFGISMNALRITGGLVVASRAWTLLQAPAERTEAVKEKQALQDGKTVAAPDLMERAFFPLALPFTVGPGSISVAIALSSSIPPHMPLADYYMGISAAGTAMGIVIAVAYTYAERIVAMLGVGGARIVSRLAALILLSIGIQILITGIQGFSVDTIHLAHKEL from the coding sequence ATGACTTTCCCGTCGAGTTTGGAAAATGCTGTAAATAGTTGGCTGATAGCCTTTCCAGCTCTTTTCTCAATCATAAATCCTATTGGCGCTTCCTTGATTTTTGCTCAAGCAACAGAAGGAAGAACCCGCAAAGAAGTTGTTGATCTTGCCCGGAAGGTTGCATTGAATTCACTGGGAATCATTCTGGTTTCTATGTGGTTCGGGAATGTGATTTTGTCCTTTTTCGGGATCAGTATGAATGCTTTGCGTATAACAGGTGGTTTGGTTGTAGCCTCTCGTGCATGGACACTTTTGCAGGCTCCGGCAGAACGAACAGAAGCGGTTAAAGAGAAACAGGCTTTGCAAGATGGAAAGACTGTTGCAGCACCTGATTTGATGGAACGGGCATTTTTTCCATTGGCTCTTCCTTTTACTGTGGGGCCGGGAAGTATATCCGTTGCGATTGCATTGAGTTCTTCTATTCCTCCGCATATGCCGTTAGCTGATTATTATATGGGCATTTCAGCAGCCGGAACAGCAATGGGAATTGTGATTGCTGTTGCATATACCTATGCAGAGCGAATTGTAGCGATGCTAGGTGTTGGCGGAGCACGAATAGTTAGTCGATTAGCCGCTCTGATTTTGCTTTCGATTGGTATTCAAATCCTGATTACGGGAATTCAAGGCTTTTCAGTAGATACAATACATCTGGCTCATAAAGAGCTTTAG
- a CDS encoding uracil-DNA glycosylase family protein, giving the protein MIDTPSFQKRLSALEKEIRLCRVCAPFLPLGARPIIHIAASARLLIIGQAPGTKAHHNNKSFSDPSGDRLRKWLDLSTTDFYNQHKIAIFPMGLCYPGKAPKGGDLPPRTECAPLWRQRVTNLLPNIKLTLLVGSYAQNYFLERGTVTERVFHFRTHLEKGFFPLPHPSWRTTAWEKQNPWFQGLVIPHLRDLTNRVLRD; this is encoded by the coding sequence ATGATTGATACTCCATCTTTTCAAAAACGCCTTTCTGCTCTTGAGAAAGAAATTCGTCTCTGTCGCGTATGTGCCCCCTTTCTTCCCTTGGGGGCACGGCCAATCATTCACATAGCCGCATCTGCTCGCCTATTAATTATAGGTCAAGCACCAGGCACTAAAGCACATCATAATAACAAATCTTTTTCTGATCCCTCAGGAGATCGTCTAAGAAAATGGCTCGATCTTTCTACTACAGATTTCTATAATCAACATAAAATTGCTATTTTCCCAATGGGGCTTTGCTACCCTGGGAAAGCCCCGAAGGGAGGAGACCTCCCTCCTCGCACCGAATGTGCTCCATTATGGCGGCAAAGAGTTACAAACCTATTACCAAATATAAAATTAACATTGCTTGTTGGAAGCTACGCTCAAAATTATTTCCTAGAGCGCGGGACTGTCACCGAGCGTGTGTTCCATTTTCGTACACATCTTGAGAAAGGTTTTTTCCCTCTTCCGCACCCATCTTGGCGAACAACGGCTTGGGAAAAACAAAACCCGTGGTTTCAAGGCCTCGTTATTCCCCACCTGCGCGATCTGACAAATCGCGTTTTACGCGATTGA
- the thpR gene encoding RNA 2',3'-cyclic phosphodiesterase, which yields MRLFVAIDLSAPIKQSIALLRGSMPNVQWVPIQNYHLTLRFAGEITNRHLLEDMDSALNTLHWKPFPLSLSGVGILEGDVSDKLIINIERSDALLSLQNKLETLFRKAGYPPIKNRFYPHISIGYTAPSLREETAHWIQRHNLFRSPPMDVDHITLFESVKSGGDSVYIPQARYAWDPNFILPTEDE from the coding sequence TTGAGACTATTTGTCGCAATCGATCTATCCGCTCCAATTAAACAATCCATCGCGCTACTTCGTGGCTCCATGCCAAATGTCCAATGGGTTCCCATTCAGAACTACCATCTTACCCTGCGCTTTGCAGGAGAAATTACCAACCGCCATTTACTAGAAGACATGGATTCTGCGCTGAACACCCTCCACTGGAAACCTTTCCCTCTCTCTTTATCAGGGGTTGGTATCCTCGAGGGAGATGTGTCTGATAAACTTATCATTAATATAGAACGTTCTGACGCACTCCTGTCTCTCCAAAACAAACTCGAAACTCTTTTCAGAAAAGCAGGGTACCCCCCCATCAAAAATCGGTTCTATCCGCATATAAGTATCGGCTATACAGCACCCTCTCTACGTGAAGAAACAGCCCATTGGATCCAGCGGCATAATCTTTTTCGTAGCCCACCGATGGACGTTGACCATATTACCTTATTTGAAAGCGTTAAATCTGGAGGAGATTCCGTTTATATTCCTCAAGCACGCTACGCTTGGGACCCCAACTTCATCCTACCCACTGAAGATGAATGA
- a CDS encoding Bax inhibitor-1/YccA family protein: MAFNSNFTKAGVQSGAGALDAGLRAYMCRVFNWMALGLLITGVVAFGVAETSLRGFFFHAVELSNGSIMLRPTLLEWAAIFSPLLFVMSLSVGINRFSRTAVQGIFLAFSAVMGASMAGILLAYTGVSVARTFFVCSVMFGGMALWGYTTGSNLMRFGSFLIMGVWGIIIASLVNIFLHSSALSLLVSIIGVVLFTALTAYDAQRIKINYQQNLSYASAEDIGKFSIYDALNMYLNFVNLFQFLLQFTGDRNSR; this comes from the coding sequence ATGGCTTTTAATTCCAATTTTACCAAAGCTGGCGTGCAATCTGGGGCAGGGGCTCTTGATGCTGGGTTAAGGGCTTATATGTGCCGTGTCTTTAATTGGATGGCACTGGGGCTTTTGATAACCGGCGTAGTTGCTTTTGGCGTAGCTGAAACCTCTTTACGAGGATTTTTCTTTCACGCTGTAGAACTTTCGAACGGCAGTATTATGCTCCGTCCAACGTTGTTGGAGTGGGCTGCAATATTCTCCCCGCTGCTTTTTGTGATGAGCTTATCCGTTGGGATCAATCGTTTTTCACGGACTGCTGTGCAAGGGATATTCTTGGCTTTTAGCGCTGTAATGGGCGCGAGTATGGCCGGGATTTTATTGGCGTATACTGGGGTTTCAGTCGCACGTACTTTTTTTGTGTGTTCTGTTATGTTCGGTGGAATGGCTTTGTGGGGATATACCACAGGCTCCAATTTAATGCGGTTTGGTTCTTTTCTAATAATGGGCGTTTGGGGGATAATTATTGCGTCGTTAGTTAATATCTTCCTGCATAGTTCTGCGCTGTCTTTATTGGTTTCCATCATTGGAGTTGTGTTGTTTACAGCCTTAACGGCCTACGATGCTCAACGCATTAAAATTAACTACCAACAAAATTTGAGCTATGCTTCAGCAGAAGATATCGGCAAGTTCAGTATCTATGATGCTTTGAATATGTATCTGAACTTTGTGAATCTATTTCAGTTTTTGCTTCAGTTTACTGGTGATAGAAATAGCCGATAA
- the cyoA gene encoding ubiquinol oxidase subunit II, with amino-acid sequence MMKAGPMKKLWRYLPALPALMLSGCTVDLLQPAGPVGELNRNVLVIEFAVMMCIVVPVCIATVYFAWKYRASNTKAEYLPDWSHSTKIEYFIWGIPTVIVAILSVMNWWSTHVYDPYRPLPAEVAGTNKPLNVQVVALDWKWLFIYPDLGIATINQLDIPTKTALNFQITSDSVMTAFFIPRLGSMIYAMPGMQTQLHLLASQSGDFLGEASQYSGGGFSDMKFRAIAMPQAQFNEWVEKVKSENSSLDATTYSKYAAPQIAAPVHYFAHVQPELFDGIVAKYNNGMMVDKTTGKVMHMQSVSDAASSDTGMKE; translated from the coding sequence ATGATGAAAGCAGGACCGATGAAAAAACTCTGGCGATATCTTCCAGCGTTGCCGGCGCTGATGCTATCGGGATGTACGGTTGATCTTTTGCAACCGGCGGGTCCGGTTGGTGAACTGAACCGCAATGTACTTGTGATCGAATTTGCGGTCATGATGTGTATTGTGGTTCCCGTTTGCATTGCGACAGTATATTTCGCTTGGAAATATAGAGCATCGAATACAAAGGCAGAATATCTTCCTGATTGGAGCCATTCTACAAAAATTGAATACTTCATTTGGGGTATTCCAACAGTTATAGTGGCTATTTTGTCCGTTATGAACTGGTGGAGTACACATGTTTATGATCCTTACCGTCCTCTCCCCGCAGAGGTCGCAGGCACAAACAAACCTCTTAATGTTCAGGTTGTTGCATTAGACTGGAAATGGTTGTTTATTTACCCAGATTTGGGAATTGCAACAATTAACCAGCTTGATATTCCAACAAAGACAGCGTTGAATTTTCAAATTACGTCAGATTCTGTTATGACGGCGTTCTTTATTCCACGTCTTGGCTCAATGATATATGCGATGCCAGGAATGCAGACGCAGTTGCATTTGTTAGCTAGTCAATCTGGAGATTTTCTGGGGGAAGCATCTCAGTATAGTGGAGGTGGTTTCTCAGATATGAAATTCCGCGCTATCGCGATGCCTCAAGCTCAGTTTAATGAGTGGGTTGAGAAGGTAAAAAGCGAAAACAGCAGCTTGGATGCGACAACGTATTCTAAATATGCTGCACCACAGATTGCTGCTCCAGTACATTATTTTGCGCATGTTCAGCCTGAATTGTTTGATGGCATCGTTGCTAAATATAATAACGGCATGATGGTTGATAAAACGACAGGTAAAGTCATGCATATGCAGTCTGTATCAGATGCTGCATCGTCCGACACTGGCATGAAGGAATAA
- the cyoB gene encoding cytochrome o ubiquinol oxidase subunit I, whose protein sequence is MLGKLTWSAVPLDVPIVMATFAGVAVIGLAVLGLITYFGKWGYLWREWLTTVDHKRLGVMYIVVALVMLVRGFADAIMMRTQLAMAYAGNPGYLPPHHYDQIFSAHGTIMIFFMAMAFMTGLLNIVVPLQIGARDVAFPFLNSLSFYMTLTGVVLVMASLFIGEFAQCGWLVYPPLSEIQFSPGVGVDYYIWAVQISGVGTLLTGVNFFTTLVKMRAPGMGWMQMPVFCWTALCTTVLIMTSFPILTVALGLLSLDRYLGMHFFTNDAGGNAMLYLNLIWAWGHPEVYILIIPAFGVFSEVTATFSRKPLFGYNTMVYATCSIMALSLVVWVHHFFTMGAGANVNSFFGIMTMIIAVPTGVKIFNWLFTMYKGRVEFTAPMYWTIGFMITFSIGGMTGVMMAMPAADWIVHNSLFLIAHFHNVIIGGVYFGYVAGMDYWFPKAFGFKLNEKWGKRAFWCWFFGFYLAFGPLYILGLEGMTRRLNHYNNPQWHPWLLVAEGGAIVVAMGIICQLTQIYVSIRDRNLPENRDLTGDPWNGRTLEWSISSPPPAYNFAVMPNIHGLDTFHEDKKLGRPATGHAIEPIHMPKNTAVGAIIGAFAILFGFAAVWHIWWVVGLSFFGIIVTVIARSANRDIDYYVPVDEIEQHERAFDQRIAAAQPAE, encoded by the coding sequence ATGCTGGGAAAACTCACATGGTCAGCTGTGCCGCTGGATGTGCCTATTGTTATGGCCACATTCGCTGGTGTAGCTGTTATTGGCCTCGCTGTGCTGGGGCTTATTACCTATTTTGGAAAATGGGGATATTTGTGGCGTGAATGGTTAACAACTGTTGATCATAAACGCCTTGGTGTCATGTATATTGTTGTGGCTCTGGTGATGCTGGTCCGTGGTTTTGCGGATGCCATCATGATGAGAACACAATTAGCAATGGCTTATGCAGGTAACCCCGGTTATTTGCCGCCACATCACTATGACCAGATTTTCTCTGCCCATGGAACGATCATGATTTTCTTCATGGCCATGGCATTTATGACTGGTCTTTTGAATATTGTTGTACCTTTGCAAATCGGTGCACGAGACGTAGCATTCCCATTCCTGAACTCCCTTAGCTTTTATATGACGCTAACGGGTGTTGTTCTTGTAATGGCATCATTGTTTATTGGTGAGTTTGCTCAATGTGGTTGGCTTGTTTATCCACCACTGTCAGAGATCCAGTTTAGTCCTGGGGTAGGTGTTGATTACTACATCTGGGCTGTTCAGATTTCTGGTGTTGGGACTTTGTTAACAGGTGTTAACTTCTTTACGACACTTGTGAAGATGCGGGCGCCTGGCATGGGTTGGATGCAAATGCCAGTTTTCTGCTGGACTGCATTGTGCACCACAGTGTTGATTATGACATCCTTCCCAATTTTAACGGTTGCGCTTGGCCTGCTAAGCCTTGATCGTTATTTGGGAATGCACTTCTTTACAAATGATGCTGGCGGTAACGCCATGCTGTACCTGAACCTGATTTGGGCATGGGGTCACCCAGAAGTTTATATTCTGATTATCCCAGCTTTCGGTGTTTTCTCAGAAGTTACAGCAACATTCTCACGTAAGCCGCTTTTTGGTTACAATACGATGGTATATGCGACATGTTCGATCATGGCGCTTTCTCTCGTCGTTTGGGTTCACCACTTTTTCACCATGGGTGCTGGAGCTAACGTAAATAGCTTCTTTGGTATTATGACGATGATCATTGCCGTGCCTACAGGTGTTAAAATCTTTAACTGGTTGTTCACAATGTATAAGGGCCGTGTTGAATTCACAGCTCCGATGTATTGGACGATCGGCTTTATGATCACATTCTCAATCGGTGGTATGACAGGCGTTATGATGGCTATGCCTGCTGCGGATTGGATCGTGCATAACTCACTGTTCCTGATTGCTCACTTCCATAACGTTATTATCGGTGGTGTGTATTTCGGTTATGTCGCAGGGATGGATTATTGGTTCCCGAAAGCATTCGGTTTTAAGCTGAATGAAAAATGGGGCAAACGCGCATTTTGGTGCTGGTTCTTCGGTTTCTACCTTGCTTTCGGACCTCTTTACATTCTTGGTCTTGAAGGTATGACACGCCGTCTTAACCATTATAACAATCCACAATGGCATCCATGGCTTCTTGTTGCTGAGGGTGGCGCAATTGTTGTTGCTATGGGAATTATTTGCCAGCTTACGCAAATTTACGTTTCCATACGTGACCGTAACCTTCCAGAAAACAGGGATCTTACGGGTGATCCATGGAATGGCCGTACGCTTGAATGGTCTATTTCTTCACCACCGCCTGCCTATAACTTTGCTGTTATGCCAAACATTCATGGTTTGGATACATTCCATGAAGATAAGAAGTTAGGCCGTCCAGCAACAGGGCATGCGATTGAACCTATTCATATGCCAAAGAATACAGCTGTAGGTGCAATTATTGGTGCCTTTGCAATCCTGTTTGGTTTTGCTGCGGTATGGCATATTTGGTGGGTCGTTGGCTTGTCATTCTTCGGGATCATTGTGACGGTAATTGCACGTAGTGCGAACCGTGATATTGATTATTACGTACCGGTTGATGAGATTGAGCAGCATGAGAGAGCTTTTGATCAGCGCATTGCTGCAGCTCAGCCAGCAGAGTAA
- the cyoC gene encoding cytochrome o ubiquinol oxidase subunit III, with protein sequence MAHEASMSPLAHADDHGGEHHESPVVFGFWLYLMTDCVLFGSIFAAFAVLRHQYAGGPTGKDLFDLKNVGIETAILLVSSITYGFASLSAMAKKKGMVLLWLLVTFLLGLSFVGLEVTEFHNMIAEGNGPDRSAFLSAFFTLVGTHGLHVSFGLLWMVVLMFQMCGAQGLSERMMNKLACLSLFWHFLDIVWICVFSFVYLAGVM encoded by the coding sequence ATGGCTCACGAAGCGTCTATGTCGCCTTTGGCACATGCCGATGATCATGGGGGAGAGCATCACGAATCCCCCGTGGTGTTTGGTTTCTGGCTTTACCTGATGACCGACTGCGTTCTGTTTGGTTCAATTTTCGCAGCATTTGCTGTCTTGCGCCATCAGTATGCTGGGGGTCCAACAGGGAAAGACTTGTTTGATCTTAAGAATGTTGGAATAGAAACAGCAATCTTGCTTGTTTCCTCCATTACCTATGGCTTTGCTTCACTCAGTGCGATGGCAAAGAAAAAGGGAATGGTTTTGTTATGGTTGCTAGTAACATTTCTTCTTGGCCTTTCATTCGTAGGGTTGGAAGTAACTGAATTCCATAACATGATTGCAGAGGGTAATGGGCCAGATCGTTCAGCGTTCTTGTCAGCATTCTTTACGCTGGTGGGAACTCACGGTCTGCACGTTAGCTTTGGTCTGCTTTGGATGGTGGTTTTGATGTTCCAGATGTGTGGTGCACAGGGCTTGTCCGAACGGATGATGAATAAGCTGGCTTGCTTAAGCTTGTTCTGGCACTTTCTTGACATTGTCTGGATCTGTGTTTTCTCCTTCGTTTATCTGGCAGGAGTAATGTAA
- the cyoD gene encoding cytochrome o ubiquinol oxidase subunit IV yields MTQAPTTTMTSDSHGSYGSYLVGFILAVILTVASFAVVMSHAFSPTVTMSLLGVLAVVQIIVHLIFFLHLNTSTEQSWNLLAFFVAAATVVIVVGGVLFVMHDTAVNMMSR; encoded by the coding sequence ATGACCCAAGCTCCAACAACGACAATGACAAGTGATAGCCACGGTTCGTATGGATCGTATCTTGTTGGGTTTATTCTAGCTGTTATTTTGACCGTCGCGTCATTTGCAGTTGTTATGAGCCACGCATTCTCTCCAACAGTTACTATGTCCCTACTTGGGGTTTTGGCTGTTGTGCAGATTATCGTTCACTTGATCTTTTTCTTGCACTTGAATACGAGCACAGAGCAAAGCTGGAATTTGTTGGCTTTCTTTGTGGCTGCAGCAACGGTGGTTATCGTTGTAGGTGGTGTGCTCTTTGTGATGCACGACACAGCCGTCAATATGATGTCTCGTTAA
- the fdxA gene encoding ferredoxin FdxA, whose amino-acid sequence MSYVVTENCIKCKFMDCVEVCPVDCFYAGENFLVINPDECIDCGVCEPECPAEAIFPDSDNRSTPWIEINAKFSAQWPNITRKGEQPADAEEWKDKPNKAELLSENPHKD is encoded by the coding sequence ATGAGTTACGTCGTTACAGAGAACTGTATCAAGTGCAAGTTTATGGACTGCGTTGAAGTTTGTCCTGTTGACTGCTTTTATGCGGGCGAAAACTTTCTTGTGATCAATCCTGATGAATGCATTGATTGCGGGGTCTGTGAGCCAGAATGCCCTGCTGAAGCGATTTTCCCAGACAGCGATAACCGCTCTACACCATGGATTGAAATTAACGCTAAGTTCTCTGCGCAATGGCCTAATATTACCCGCAAGGGAGAACAGCCAGCAGATGCAGAAGAATGGAAAGACAAACCCAACAAAGCTGAGCTTTTGTCTGAAAACCCTCACAAAGACTAA
- a CDS encoding RNA-binding S4 domain-containing protein: protein MSEPYQRLDQWLYYARIAKTRAICAATIQKGRIRINNQPTNKPHAKLRVGDILTLPPFSPHQSVRVWRVLALGERRGPAKEAALLYEIIEEMC, encoded by the coding sequence ATGAGCGAACCTTATCAACGTTTAGATCAATGGCTTTATTATGCACGGATTGCAAAGACACGTGCCATCTGCGCAGCCACTATTCAAAAAGGACGTATCCGAATTAATAACCAACCCACCAATAAACCACACGCAAAACTTCGTGTGGGGGATATTCTTACCCTCCCACCTTTTTCCCCTCATCAATCTGTACGAGTATGGAGAGTTTTAGCCCTTGGTGAGCGTCGAGGGCCAGCAAAAGAAGCTGCTTTATTATACGAAATTATTGAAGAAATGTGCTAA
- a CDS encoding helicase-related protein — MKSASHTLHHTMPSTIRAALGPTNTGKTHYALTRMMAHSSGIIGFPLRLLARENYERLVKAKGERSVALITGEEKIIPPGAKWFSCTVEAMPLDRKAEFVAVDEIQLAADPDRGHIFTDRILNARGTVETLFLGAETIRPLLQRLIPGIEIDIRNRLSNLSNTGPTKLSRLPPRSAIVAFSMAEVYALAEVIRRRRGGCAVIMGQLSPRTRNAQVELYQNREVDYLVATDAIGMGLNMDVDHVALAQLSKFDGTSPRPLFPQEIAQIAGRAGRGMKDGSFGTTADCPPMSGATVEAIEQHRFDPLQRLYWRNSQLDFTNPRALLASLTVAPPTRGLTAGRVASDVITLENLILDPDIQAVAKGRRATSLLWEVCQIPDFRKLGDDSHTRLCGRLFLHILKDGTIPAQWFESHIRGFSRTDGDIDTLMHRLTGVRVCSYVAARGEWSRHSTIWQERTREVEDLLSDALHERLTARFVDRRATTLLRRFDAETDQNLLSAVTADGHVIVEGHNIGKIEGFTLQTDVTHGPDQELILRAGRKALLQEIPRRIKLLQNTPDQELNLDITSGVISWNGKPLGKLISGPAILDPKIKLFAGEFADSNQKLLVEQRLQHFITSFLRNELNLLFKANRAATDTPVLRGILHRLFEDGAITPTLPSDHKISSRDRKYLHKMGIMIGRFFIFLPAFFRERPLNILTFLNHVHRNQPISFTPASRISLPWETVSKMPGWLKAGGYGLRIDIAEKFIREMSSLTHKRHHVAPNNIASRLGIKNTAISSTLSSLGIAHHPPAVLKPNLFGPPSPLMLLSHQQTRSSRRPPQALQNKRKPSRKNHFDSPFAALATLTIK; from the coding sequence ATGAAGAGTGCATCTCACACACTACACCATACCATGCCAAGCACTATACGTGCAGCACTTGGTCCAACCAATACCGGTAAAACCCATTATGCATTAACACGCATGATGGCGCACTCATCTGGAATTATCGGCTTTCCCTTACGTCTACTCGCACGCGAAAACTACGAGCGCCTTGTCAAAGCAAAGGGAGAGCGGTCTGTCGCTCTTATTACTGGAGAAGAAAAAATTATTCCTCCAGGAGCCAAATGGTTCTCCTGTACGGTTGAAGCAATGCCTTTGGACCGAAAAGCTGAATTTGTCGCTGTTGATGAAATACAACTCGCTGCTGATCCAGACCGCGGCCATATTTTTACTGATCGCATTCTTAACGCTCGAGGAACGGTCGAAACACTTTTTCTCGGCGCTGAAACCATACGCCCCCTCTTACAAAGACTTATTCCCGGCATTGAAATTGACATTCGAAACCGACTATCCAATCTGAGCAATACGGGGCCGACAAAACTTTCCCGCCTTCCTCCCCGCTCCGCCATCGTCGCTTTCTCAATGGCGGAAGTATACGCTCTAGCAGAAGTCATTCGTAGGCGCCGTGGGGGATGTGCTGTCATCATGGGGCAGCTCAGCCCCCGAACCCGGAACGCGCAAGTAGAGCTCTATCAAAATCGTGAAGTCGACTATCTTGTCGCAACAGATGCCATTGGCATGGGTTTAAACATGGATGTCGACCATGTTGCGCTCGCTCAACTCTCCAAGTTTGATGGAACATCACCTCGACCACTTTTCCCTCAAGAAATTGCACAAATTGCAGGCCGTGCGGGAAGAGGAATGAAAGACGGCTCTTTCGGTACCACAGCAGACTGCCCTCCCATGTCAGGCGCAACCGTAGAGGCGATCGAGCAGCACCGTTTTGACCCTCTTCAACGTCTCTATTGGCGCAACAGCCAATTAGACTTCACGAACCCACGTGCTCTATTAGCAAGTCTTACCGTTGCACCACCTACGCGTGGTTTGACTGCCGGGCGCGTGGCATCTGATGTCATAACATTAGAAAACCTTATTCTCGATCCTGACATACAAGCTGTCGCTAAAGGCCGACGTGCTACCTCTCTTCTGTGGGAAGTCTGCCAAATTCCAGACTTCCGTAAACTCGGAGATGACAGCCACACACGATTATGTGGTCGGTTATTTCTTCATATCCTCAAAGACGGCACCATTCCTGCCCAATGGTTTGAAAGCCATATTCGTGGTTTTTCGAGAACAGATGGTGATATTGATACACTCATGCACCGCCTGACAGGTGTACGCGTGTGCTCCTATGTTGCAGCACGAGGCGAATGGAGCCGCCATTCCACAATATGGCAAGAACGCACCCGTGAAGTGGAAGACCTCCTTTCAGATGCTTTGCATGAACGCCTTACTGCACGCTTTGTGGACCGACGAGCCACCACACTTTTAAGACGCTTTGACGCAGAGACAGACCAAAATTTACTTTCTGCTGTTACGGCGGATGGGCACGTCATAGTAGAAGGCCATAATATTGGGAAAATTGAAGGCTTCACGTTACAAACAGACGTCACACACGGCCCTGATCAAGAATTAATCTTACGTGCAGGACGCAAAGCCCTTCTGCAAGAAATTCCACGCCGCATCAAATTATTGCAAAACACACCCGATCAGGAACTCAATTTAGATATTACATCAGGGGTTATTTCCTGGAATGGAAAGCCGTTAGGGAAGCTTATTTCTGGACCAGCTATTCTTGACCCCAAGATTAAACTTTTTGCGGGAGAGTTTGCTGATAGCAACCAAAAACTCCTTGTCGAGCAACGCTTGCAACACTTTATAACGTCATTCTTGCGCAATGAGCTCAACCTATTATTCAAAGCGAACAGAGCAGCTACGGATACGCCTGTCTTGCGAGGTATTTTACATCGTTTATTTGAAGATGGAGCCATCACTCCAACTCTGCCTAGTGACCATAAAATTTCTAGTCGAGACCGAAAATACCTTCATAAAATGGGCATCATGATTGGCCGTTTTTTTATTTTTCTTCCCGCTTTCTTCCGAGAACGACCTCTCAATATTCTTACATTTTTAAATCATGTTCATAGAAATCAGCCCATTAGCTTCACACCAGCAAGCCGTATATCTCTCCCTTGGGAAACCGTATCCAAGATGCCTGGATGGCTAAAAGCCGGAGGATATGGTCTGCGCATTGATATTGCTGAAAAATTTATCCGAGAAATGTCGTCCTTAACCCATAAACGCCATCATGTTGCTCCTAATAACATCGCCTCGCGTTTAGGCATAAAGAATACCGCTATCTCCTCTACCCTCTCAAGCTTGGGAATAGCACACCACCCTCCAGCCGTTTTAAAGCCAAATCTCTTTGGGCCACCATCTCCTCTTATGTTACTTTCCCATCAACAGACCCGCAGTTCCCGGCGACCTCCGCAAGCCTTGCAGAACAAAAGAAAGCCTTCTCGAAAAAACCACTTTGATAGTCCTTTCGCCGCCTTGGCCACCCTTACAATCAAATAA